The Solanum lycopersicum chromosome 2, SLM_r2.1 DNA window AACAGACTTACCAAACAACAATACAATCAAGATCAACACCAGAGTCTTAGAAGATCTACAAGATCACATACCATTCCTGCCTACCTTAAGAAATACCATTATTCACTACCTACATCTAAAGCTtccacatcatcatcattaccACCCTATCATTTTACTCATCACACATTCCTCACTAGTTTTAATCCAGACAGTCAACATCTGATTAATCACATTTCGCATGACACTGAACCTTCTTCATATGAAGAAGAAGTGGTAGATCCTGCTTGGCAAGCAGCAATGACATCTGAATTTGAAGCTTTATATGCTAACAATACTTGGGATCTTGTTAAGTTACCTGCAGGAATGAAAGCAATAGgatgtaaatgggtgtacaaaatcaaACACAAAGCTGATGGCTCAGTGGAAAGGTACAAGGCTAGAATTGTGGTGAAAGGTTACACTCAGCAGGCAGGTGTTGATTACAATGAAACATTCTATCTAGTGGTGAAAATGACCACAATATGGGCCTTAATAAGCATAATTGTGAAGAAGGGTTGGGACATGTATCAGTTGGATGTCAACAATGGTTTTATTCATGGAGATTTATCTGAAGAAGTTTAAATGACCATACCACAAGTCTAGTAAATTATTCAGGCATGTGTTGCAAGATCAAAAAGTCTTTATATGGTCTAAAACAAGAAAGTAGACAAGGGTATGTTAAAATATCTCAAGCCCTTTTCTCAAGATGGTACACTCACTCAGACAGTGATTATtccttatttttcaaaatgactGTTACTTCCCTTGTATTTGTAGTTGTCtatattaatgatatagtattgaCAGGAAATGATGTTCGTAAGATAAATTCCCTGAGATGTTTTCTTCATGATAACTTCAAGATAAAGGACCTAGGGAACCTTCACTAATTTCTGGGATTAGAGATACTTTACAAGGAAACTGGAGTTTTGATTTCAGAGAGGAAGTTTATTATTGATTTGTTGAAAAGAGTTTAATTGTTCCTCATGTGGACCAGTCATGTCTCATCTTGAGTCCGCAGTTAAACTAAAGGCTAATGAGGTGGTGCTACTAAAGGATCTCACATACTACAAAAAGTTAGTGGGAAAGCTGGATTTCTTGATACATACCAGGATAGATATAACATTCAGTTTCCAACATCTTAGCCAGTTTCTTCAATCTCGTATGAAACCATATCTTTAACCTGAATATCATGTTTTAAGATATCTCATGAGTGATCCTCGTCTATGGATTTTCCTATCCAATAATAAGAACTGCATTATAACTGCCTACAGTGATTCAGATTGGGCTGCATGCCCGGACACTAGAAGGTCAGTCAGTGGTTACATTGTATTGATGGGAGACAATATTATTTGTTGGAAATCTAAGAAGCAAACAACCATCTCTTTATCTTCAGCAGAAGCTGAATATAGAGCAGTCCGGAATGTAGTTGGAGAATTGGTGTGGTTGGAAATATTGATGACTGAATTACATGTACCATGAAATCTAcctatttttgtattttgtgacATCAAGACAGTTGTCCATATTGCAAGAAACCCTGTGCTTCATGAGAGTACAAGCATATTGAAGTTAACTGCCATTTCGTTAGGGGCAGTTGCAAAAAGGCCTCATCCAACTTCACCACAAACCTACTGAGGAACAACTAGCTGATGTTCTGACCAAGTCTTTACCTAGC harbors:
- the LOC138342013 gene encoding uncharacterized mitochondrial protein AtMg00810-like, with the protein product MSDPRLWIFLSNNKNCIITAYSDSDWAACPDTRRSVSGYIVLMGDNIICWKSKKQTTISLSSAEAEYRAVRNVVGELVWLEILMTELHGQLQKGLIQLHHKPTEEQLADVLTKSLPSSKQSIILYKLAVNYSPPT